A single Vicia villosa cultivar HV-30 ecotype Madison, WI unplaced genomic scaffold, Vvil1.0 ctg.005233F_1_1, whole genome shotgun sequence DNA region contains:
- the LOC131642529 gene encoding uncharacterized protein LOC131642529: MITSWNVRGLNKAGKFREISSRLHNLNPAIMILIETRVKEKNADMIRNKMKLKGSYLDNYDKHANGRIWICWDDNRRHIELIDSTDQFIHCKIRDDKGDFKYWMNVVYAHNQLQLRKKLWQDILKIHSNQQGLWMVIGDFNNVAKVDDRIGGSMVTEKEYVDLIDMMNQTGLYEKESQGDYFTWTNKQKANAIYSRIDCLLGNTEWMQQNEDAELIVMSPSVSDHSMLALSTPDPIPQKRSKFKFLNYTSDLNDFTETVKLNWNLPLNGRPMYVVWKKLQRLQPDLKKLTKPRSDITREIAQARVDLATAQDELLTDKMNGEKIVKVQTCTAALIQWQELKVV; the protein is encoded by the coding sequence ATGATCACATCATGGAATGTTAGGGGACTGAATAAAGCAGGGAAATTTAGGGAGATCAGTTCCCGTCTCCACAACCTAAACCCTGCAATTATGATCTTAATTGAAACAAGAGTAAAGGAAAAAAATGCTGATATGATTAGAAACAAGATGAAACTCAAAGGTAGCTACTTGGACAACTATGATAAGCATGCGAATGGGAGAATTTGGATTTGCTGGGATGACAATCGAAGGCATATTGAGTTAATTGATAGCACTGATCAGTTTATTCATTGCAAAATCAGAGATGACAAAGGTGATTTCAAGTATTGGATGAACGTCGTATATGCTCACAACCAACTGCAGCTGAGAAAGAAACTTTGGCAGGATATTCTGAAAATTCACTCTAACCAACAGGGGCTGTGGATGGTGATTGGGGATTTTAACAATGTTGCTAAAGTGGATGATAGAATTGGGGGTAGTATGGTGACTGAGAAAGAGTATGTGGAtttgattgatatgatgaatcAGACTGGACTGTATGAGAAGGAAAGCCAGGGTGATTATTTCACTTGGACAAATAAACAAAAGGCAAATGCCATCTATTCTAGAATCGATTGTTTGCTTGGTAACACAGAATGGATGCAACAGAATGAGGATGCTGAATTAATAGTTATGAGCCCTAGTGTGTCTGATCATTCTATGCTTGCCTTAAGCACCCCTGATCCAATACCACAGAAGCGTAGCAAGTTTaaatttttaaactacacttCTGACTTGAATGATTTTACAGAGACTGTTAAGCTGAACTGGAACTTGCCGTTGAATGGTAGACCAATGTACGTAGTGTGGAAGAAGCTTCAAAGATTACAGCCTGACCTTAAGAAGCTGACAAAGCCCCGGTCTGATATCACCCGAGAGATTGCTCAAGCCAGAGTTGATCTTGCCACGGCCCAGGATGAACTTCTTACTGACAAAATGAATGGGGAAAAAATTGTGAAGGTTCAAACATGTACTGCAGCCCTGATTCAATGGCAGGAATTGAAGGTAGTATGA